The window AGAGCTTGTCCTCCAGTGTCGGCGTGCGGCCGAGGTCCTCCAGCACCAGCACGCGGGCGCGGCCGTCGTGGGCGAGCAGCTCCGGGCACATCCGCTCGTCCGGCGCCAGCGCCGTGAACAGCTGGTAGCTGACCGCTTCCTGGGCGAACGGGTCGGCACCCGAGGACGGCTGGTCCGGGTAGTGCTTGACGACCAGCGTGCGCGGCAGCGCGAAGGACGACGACACCACTCTCGCCCGGACCACCGTCGCCGGCCCGCTGCCCGCGAGGTCCTCGGGCGCGACCAGGGTGATCGCGCTGCCGAACCGGCGCGAGAGAACGGACTCGCCCGCCGCGACCGCCGCGGCTACGGCGTGCTCGGCCCCTGCCCCGACCCCAGCGTCGCCGGCGGAGGAGGTGTCGACTGTCATTGTCACCGACCCTACTCGTGACTGAGCAACCATGACTACTGACATCCGGACAAGAAGGAGCCCCCGGTCCGGCCGGGGTTCATCCCCGTGAAAGCGGACGCATCCCCACCGGTGAACGTTGCCCATTCCGGCGCACGATCAACACAATGGCCGCTGCTGCAACGATTCCGAGAAGGTTGACGAGCAGCTGACCCACCGATTGGCCGCATCGGCTCCACTCCCCCGCCACGGCCGCCACGACCGCGTAGCCCGCGGCCGGCACCGTCGTCACGGAGATGAAGACGCCCACGAGCGCCGCCGACTTCGCCGACGTCATGGCGAGCATCCCGGCCGCCCCGGCCAGCATCGCCACGACCAGCGACGGTACGCCGACCGAGAACACGAAGTCGACCTCGCTGTGGCGCTTCAGCTCGAACGCCTGTGCGCCGAAGACGTGCGTCACGCGGACCAGCAGGGCGCCGCCCAGCGTGACGACCATGGCCAGCGGGAAGCCGATCCCCAGCGCCGCACCCGCGAGCCGGACGAGGTCCCACCGCCGCAGCACCAGCCCGACCGCCAGCGCGGCGAGCGGCCCGAATTCCGGGCCGACGACCATCGCGCCGACGATCGTCACCGCGGAGTCCGTCAGCACGCCGACCGCCGCCAGCAGGCAGGCGATGGTGAGGAACGCCAGGAACGTCACGTTGAGCCGCGACTCCTCGCCCGTGCGGGCGAGCAGCTCCTGCCAGACGACGGCGTCCACGCCTTCGCCCGGCGCGGCCTCCTCCGCCTCGTCGGCGGCGTCGGACAGCGCCGTGTCGATCGCTTCGAGCGTGATCCCGCCGGAGTGGTCGAGCTCGAGCACGCACAGCGCGGCCACGATCTCGTCCGCCGCCTCGCGCGCGATGTCGGCCTCGACCAGGTCGCCTTCCGGCGAGACGGCGACGCCGCGGTGCACGATCAGGTGCGCGGTCCCGGCGTGTGCCCGCAGGATGTCGAGCGCCTCGGCGGTCTTCTCCGGCGGGCACACGGCCCTGAGGTGCAGCACTAGTTCTGCGAGGGCGCGGCCGGCTTCGCGTCGATGCCGGCTTCCTTGCGCTGCTGCGCCGTGATCGGCGCGGGCGCCGCGGTCAGCGGGTCGTAGCCGCCGCCGGTCTTCGGGAACGCGATGACGTCACGCAGCGAGTCGGCCTTGGCCAGCAGCATGACGATGCGGTCCCAGCCGAACGCGATGCCGCCGTGCGGCGGCGGGCCGAACGCGAAGGCGTCGAGCAGGAAGCCGAACTTCTCCTGCGCCTCCTCCTCGCCGAGGCCCATCAGCGCGAACACGCGCTTCTGGACGTCACCGCGGTGGATACGGATCGAGCCGCCGCCGATCTCGTTGCCGTTGCAGACGATGTCGTAGGCGTAGGCCAGCGCGTTGCCCGGGTCCTGCTCGAACTTGTCGATCCACTCGGGGGTGGGCGAGGTGAACGCGTGGTGCACCGCGGTCCACTTGCCGGAGCCGACCGCGACGTCGTCGCCGATGTCCTCGACCGGCGCGAACAGCGGCGCGTCGACGACCCACACGAACGACCAGGCGTCCTCGTCGATCAGGCCGAGGCGCTTGCCGATCTCGTCGCGCGCGGCGCCCAGCAGCGGCTGCGTGCTCGAGGCCTTGCCGGCCGAGAAGAAGATGCAGTCGCCGGGCTTCGCGCCCGCCGCGGCGGCGACGTTCTCGCGCTCGGTCTCCGACAGGTTCTTCGCCACCGGGCCGCCGAGCGTGCCGTCCTCGTTGACGAGGATGTACGCGAGGCCGCGCGCGCCGCGCTGCTTCGCCCACTCCTGCCACGCGTCGAGCTGGCGGCGCGGCTGGTTCGCCCCGCCGGCCATCACGACCGCGCCGACGTACGGCGCCTGGAACACGCGGAACGGCGTGTCGGCGAAGAACTCCGTCAGGTCGGTGATCTCGAGGTCGAAGCGCAGGTCCGGCTTGTCGGAGCCGTACTTGGCCATCGCCTCGTGGTAGGTGATGCGCGGGATCGGCCGCGGGATCTCGTGCCCGATCAGCTTCCACAGCGCCGAGACGATCTGCTCGCCGATGTCGATGACGTCGTCCTGCTCGACGAAGCTCATCTCGATGTCGAGCTGGGTGAACTCCGGCTGGCGGTCGGCGCGGAAGTCTTCATCCCGGTAGCAGCGCGCGATCTGGTAGTACCGCTCCATGCCGCCGACCATGAGCAGCTGTTTGAACAGCTGCGGCGACTGCGGCAGGGCGTACCAGGAGCCGGGCTTGAGCCGGGCGGGCACCAGGAAGTCGCGCGCGCCTTCGGGGGTGGAGCGGGTCATCGTCGGCGTCTCGATCTCGACGAAGTCCTGGTTGTGCAGTACCTCGCGCGCGGCGCGGCTGACCTCGCTGCGCAGCCGCATGGCCGCGGCCGGGCCGCTGCGGCGCAGGTCGAGGTAGCGGTGCTTGAGGCGGACCTCTTCGCCGACGTCGACGCGGTCGTCGATCGGGAACGGCAGCGGCGCGGCTTCGGAGAGGACCTCGAGCTGGGTCGCGAGGACCTCGATCTCACCGGTGGGGATCTCGGCGTTCGCGTTGCCCTCGGGGCGCTTCGCGACCTCGCCGACGATCTTGACACAGAACTCCGAGCGGAGCGCATGCGCGCGCTCGGCCATCTCACCCTCGCGGAAGACGACCTGGGCGACGCCGCTGGCGTCGCGGAGGTCGATGAAGATGACGCCGCCGTGATCGCGCCGCCGGGCCACCCAACCGGTGAGGGTGACGGTCTGTCCGGCCTGCTCGGCACGCAGGGTGCCGGCGTTGTGAGTGCGGAGCACTGCGACTGCTCTCCTTCGACATGGGTTCTCGCTGCCTGAGAAGGCTAACGAACCACCCAGCGTACGACGTCGGCAGGCTTGACTTGCGCAGTGGTCAGAGCACGTACTTCGGCCGGGCCTCCAGCGCGGCGACCAGGCGGTGGGCCTGGGCCAGGTAGGCGGCGACCTGGTAGATGCGGCCACCGGGGTGGGAGACGAGCCAGTTGGCGGCCGCCGAGGCCGAGGCGAAGAACGGCTGGCCGGCGCAGGCCATCGCGTCGGCGTGCTCGAGCCCGAAGCCCAGGTCGACCGCGGCGACGACGGCCGAGGGCGGGTCGGCCTGCATGATCGCGCGCGCGGTGAGGTCGATGCGGATGCGCGTCCCGGTGACCGGGCAGATCGCTTCCGCGTGCACGCGCTCGCCGGTGGCGATGGCCAGCAGGAACATGTCGACGGTGCCGTCCGGCCCGGCGCCGAGGGTGCCCTCGGCCGGCTGGAGCCGGTGGTGGGCCCCGCGCGGCGCGGGGCCGGTGCTCACGAGGTCGCGGTGCAGGGTGAACCCGATCAGCTCGACGAGCCGGCGCGCTTCGCCCGGGGCGACGCCGACGGTCGCGGCCAGCCTGTCGACGCTCACGGGGTGCCGGCCGGCCCGGGTCAGCTTCAGGGCGGCCCACGCGAGCCGGGCGGCCGCGACCCGGTCGGTCTGCGAGGTCGTCATCGCCGCTTCTCCCTTCCGCATCGATCCCTTCGACGTTAGGTGTCGGCGAGGCAGGGCGACAACGACACGATCGGACATTTTTCCGCAAGGCCCCGACACGGCGGCGCAATCGAGGGCGGACTACGGCGAACGGGGGAGTTTCGCGGGGTCCGGCGGCGTTCCGGGTGACAGCTTCACCCACACGGCGGTTCGGCGGGGGATCGCCGACCGATGAGGGTGCTCGTCCACAAAGGACAGCACGGTTGCGGGCGGACGGCGCGGCTTGCTCCGCGACCCATGGCCATGAATGACTCATTCATGGCCGCCCGCGGCGGGCCGGGTGGCGCGGGGCGGGGCGGTGAGGTCCGCGCGGCCCGGATCGTCAGAGCAGCCGGAGCTGTTCCGCCTCCGGCCGCCGTAACCCGCCGGCCCGGCGCACCCGCGCTCAAGCAGCCGCAACTGCTCCGCGGGCGGCCCGCAAAACCGGCCACGGCACCCGAACCCGGCGCACCCAGACTCACAGCAGCCGCAACTGTTCCGCGGCCGGCACCTCGATCCGCGGCTCGGGCACCGGCTCCGGGCTTCGCACCTCATACCCCGTCTTCGGTGCCAGCCCGTGTCGCCGCAGTAGTGGCGCCACTCGCTCCCCCAGCCGCTCGCGGTACGCCTTCTGCACGTAGCTGCCCCGCGCGTACAGCTCGCGGTACCGCGGCACCAGCGCCGGGTACGCGCCCGCCAGCCAGCGCCCGAACCACTCCCGGGCGCCCGGGCGCAGGTGCAGCGGGATCACCGTCGCGCTCGTCGCTCCCGCTTCGGCCAGCTTCGCGAACAGCGCGTCGAGGGCCTCGGCCGAGTCCGTCAGCCACGGCAGCACCGGCGCCACCAGCACCGAACACGGCAGTCCGGCGTCGCGGGCCTTGCGGACCAGCTCCAGCCGGGCCTGCGGGCTCGGCGTGCCGGGTTCGAGGCGGTGCTGCAGCTCGCGGTCGAGCAGCGCGATCGACACCGCCAGGCTGACCGGCACGTCGGCGGAGACGGCCTGCAGCAGCGGCAGGTCGCGCGCCAGCACGGTGCCCTTCGTGAGCACCGACAACGGCGTCCCGGAGCGGGCCAGCGCCGTGATGATCCCCGGCATCAGCCGGTAGCGGCCCTCCGCGCGCTGGTACGGGTCGGTGTTCGTGCCCATCGCGACGTGCTCGCGCCGCCACGACGGCCGTTTCAGCTGCGCGGCGAGGACCTCGGGCGCGTTGACCTTCACGACGACCTGGGTGTCGAAGTCGTGGCCGGCGTCGAAGTCCAGGTACGTGTGGGTGTTCCGGGCGAAGCAGTTGTGGGACACCATGCCGTCGGCGATGAAGTCGCCGGTGCCGGTGGTGATGTCGAACAGCGGCAGCTGCAGGCCGAGCGGCTCGATCGCCTCGACGCGGCGGCGGCTCGCGCCGATCACCGCGCCGTCCAGCGACCGCTTCCACGCGACGCCGGGGTTGCTCACGTGCAGGAACCGCAGCACTTCGGCCGTCCCGCCGAGCAGCCGGACCTCTTGGCGGGCCGGGAACTTCGGCACTTCGTCGACCTGGTGCGCGAAGCCGAAGCGGGTGAGCGCGCCGGCGAAGGCCTCGACGATCTCCGGTTCGTCGTGCGCCACGGTGAGGACGCCGCGGCCGTAGTCGCCCGCGATGTCGAAGAGACCGGCGAGGAAGCCGCGCTGCCAGTGCGCGTCCGGGTCCGCCGGCACCTGCAGGAAGCCGACGGACGCGCCGAAGTCGGGCAGGTACTCGAGGGCGCGGGTGGCCGCGTCCGGTTCCGCGGCGAACCCGCCGGAGCGCAGCATCCCGCACAGGTAGCCGGCGCGGTACCCGAGCGTCTCGTCGGGCGTGGGCGCGAACCGGCCGACGCCGATCAGCTCGGTGCCGGGCTCCAGGTGCGGGCGCTGCGCGGCGCCGAACTTGGTGCCGGTGACGTGCTTCCAGCCCTTGCTCGTAAGAAACCGGTGGTCGCCGCCGGCGACGAGCCGGGTGCCGTCGTCCAGGGTGACGCGGTAGGCGGCGCGCAGGGTCGTCCAGTGCGCTTCGACGCGGGTCGGCACCAGCCGCCGGGACGCGCCGTGGCCGCGGGTGCCGTAGATCTCGTCGCCGACCTTCAGTTCCGACAGCGGCTTCGTCCGGCCGTCGGCCAGCAGGATCTTGGTGCCGCCTTCGAGGCAGTACGTGCAGGCGTGCGAGCAGCCGCGGTACGGGTTCACCGTCCAGCCGAAGGGCACCCCGGACCCGGCGGGAACCTTGTTCAGCACGGAGCGCGCGTGCACCTCGTGAAAGGTGACGCCGTCGAACTCCGGTGACCGCACGGACCGCACCAGGCCCTCCAGCCCGGGCAGTGCCGGCTCACCCTCCCCCGCTCGCTGCCGATCCCATCGCACAGCGCCAGTCGAACACATGTTCTATTCGAGTGTCAAACCGGTTCGCCGCAGGCGAATCGGGGTGGTGCTGGTGTGGCTCCTGGGGCGGTTCAGGACGAGAAGCGGTCCAAGGCGCGGATCTTGTTGGTCGCGTCGAGCGCGGCCACCTTGTACGCCTCCGACAGCGTCGGGTAGTTGAACACCGCGTCCACGAGGTAGTCGACCGTGCCGCCGCAGCCCATCACCGCCTGTCCGATGTGGACCAGGTCGGTCGCGCCCGTGCCGAACACGTGCACGCCCAGCAGCTTCCGGTCCGAAGTGGACACCAGCAGCTTCAGCATTCCGTAGCTGTCGCCGGTGATCTGGCCGCGGGCCAGCTCGCGGTAGCGCGCGATGCCGACCTCGTACGGCACCGACGACGACGTCAGCTGCGCCTCGGTGGAGCCGACGTAGGAGATCTCCGGGATCGTGTAGATGCCGATCGGCTGCAGCGCGCCCAGGCCGTTCGCCGGTTCGCCGAACGCGTGGTACGCCGCGAGCCTGCCCTGGTCCATCGACGTCGCCGCCAGGGCCGGGAAGCCGATCACGTCGCCGACCGCGTAGATGTGCGGGACCTCGGTGCGGTAGTTCTCGTCGACCACGAGCCGGCCGCGCTCGTCGGCCGCCAGGCCCGCCGCGTCCAGCTTCAGCTCGCCCGTCATGCCCTGGCGGCCGGCCGAGTACATGACGCCGTCGGCCGGGATGCGCTTGCCGCTGACCAGCGTGGTGATCGTCGCGTCGTCGGACACCGCGACGTCCGCGACCTTCTCGCCGAAGCGGAACGTGACGCCCAGGTCGCGCAGCTGGAACTTCAGCGACTCGACGATCTCGGGGTCGCAGAAGTCGAGCATCTGGTCGCGCTGCTCCACCACGGTGACCCGCGAGCCGAGCGCGGCGAACATCGACGCGTACTCGATCCCGATCACGCCCGCGCCCACCACGACCAGCGACGACGGGATCTGCTCGAGCCGGAGGATCTCGTCGGAGTCGAGCACGCGCGCGGCGTCGAAGTCGACGTGCGCCGGCCGTGCGGGCCGGGTACCGGTGGCGATCACGACGTAGTCCGCGCTCAGCGTGCGGCGGTCGCCGGGGTGACGGCTTTCGACGATCACCGTGTGCGGGTCGGCGAACGAGCCGGTACCGGGGATGAGGTCGACGTGGTTGCGCATCAGCTGCGCGCGCACCACCTGCACCTCACGCCCCACGACGTGCTGGGTGCGTGCCAGCAGGTCGGCGATCGTGATGTCCTGCTTGACGCGGTAGCTCGCGCCGTACAGCTCGCGCTGGTTCATGCCGGTCAGGTAGAGCACGGCTTCGCGCAGCGTCTTGGAGGGGATCGTGCCGGTGTTGACGCACACCCCGCCGACCATGTCGTGCCGGTCCACGACGGCCACCCGCTTGCCGAGCTTCGCCGCGGCGATCGCGGCCTTCTGCCCGCCGGGGCCCGAACCGATGACGATGAGGTCGTACTCGTGCTCGCTCACGACGTCGAGCCTGCGCACCCGGGCGCCCCGGCGCAACCCCCGGCCGGTGAAGATCCGCGCGCGAACCCGTCTCGGGGCTAGCGTGACCCGATGCTGCGGGTGTCGCTGCTGGGCGAGCAGGTGATCGCCGACGACGAGACCGGTGCCGTGCTGACGCGGTCGCCGCGCTCGGTCGCGCTCGTGGCCCACCTCGTCGTGCACGCCGGCCTGGCGGTGCCCCGGCGGCGGATCGCCGGGCTGTTCTGGCCGGATTCCACCGACGCGCAGGCGCTGACGAACCTCCGCCGCGAGCTGCACCAGCTGCGCCGCGTGCTCGGCGACCTGCCTTCGCTGGCCGTCACCGGGCGCGACCTGTCCTGGCGGGACACGCCGTCGAGCCGGGTGGACGTGCGGGAGTTCGACCTCTCCCGCCGGGCCGCGCTGGCCGCGACGGACGCCGCCGACATCGTCGCCCACGCGGGGGCCGCCCTCGCGACCTGCCGCGGCGAGCTGCTGCCGGGCCTGGCCGACGACTGGGTCCTGGCCGCGCGCGCCGAGCTCGACCGCCAGTGCGTCGAGCTGTGCGACCTGCTCTGCCGGACCCCGGCGGGCGACCCGGCCGTCGCACTCGCCGCCGCCCGCCGCCGGATCCGGCTGCGCCCGCTGGAAGAGACCGGCTACCGGACGCTGATGGGGCTGCAGGCCGACGCCGGTGACCGGGCGGGCGCGGTGAGCACGTACCACCGGTGCGCGTCGGTGCTCGAACGCGAGCTGGGCGTCGTCCCGGCCGAGCCGACCCGCGCGGCGCTGCGCCGGCTGCTCGCCCGGCCGGACCCCGAGCCCCTGCGGGCGGCCGCACCGGGTCTCGTCGGCCGGGCCGCCGAACTGGCCCGGCTCGGCGACGCGTGGCGGGCCGCGGCCGCCGGCCGCGCCGGGGTCGTCCTCGTGCGCGGCGACGCCGGGGTCGGCAAGACCCGGCTGGTCACCGAGCTGGCCGGGCTGGCCCGGGCGGAGGGTGCGGTCGTCGCCGCCGGCCGCTGCTTCGGCACGGCCGGCCGAGTCGCGCTGGCACCGGTGGCCGACTGGCTGCGCACGCCCGCGGTGCAGCGGGCGGCGACGGCACTGGACCCGGTGTGGCGGACCGAAGTCGACCGGCTGCTGCCGGCCACGCGCCCGGCCGCGGCCGGCCATCCGACGGTGGACGCGTGGCAGCGCCTGCGGTTCTTCGAAGGGCTCGCCCGCGCGCTCACCGCCGGCGGCCGGCCCGTCCTGCTGGTGCTCGACAACGTCCAGTGGTGCGACGAGGAGACGGGTGCCTTCCTCGCCTTCTGCCTCGGCCTGCTGCCGGACGCGCCGCTGCTGGTCGCGGGGACG of the Amycolatopsis sp. NBC_01488 genome contains:
- a CDS encoding DUF389 domain-containing protein, whose protein sequence is MLHLRAVCPPEKTAEALDILRAHAGTAHLIVHRGVAVSPEGDLVEADIAREAADEIVAALCVLELDHSGGITLEAIDTALSDAADEAEEAAPGEGVDAVVWQELLARTGEESRLNVTFLAFLTIACLLAAVGVLTDSAVTIVGAMVVGPEFGPLAALAVGLVLRRWDLVRLAGAALGIGFPLAMVVTLGGALLVRVTHVFGAQAFELKRHSEVDFVFSVGVPSLVVAMLAGAAGMLAMTSAKSAALVGVFISVTTVPAAGYAVVAAVAGEWSRCGQSVGQLLVNLLGIVAAAAIVLIVRRNGQRSPVGMRPLSRG
- the merB gene encoding organomercurial lyase, which produces MTTSQTDRVAAARLAWAALKLTRAGRHPVSVDRLAATVGVAPGEARRLVELIGFTLHRDLVSTGPAPRGAHHRLQPAEGTLGAGPDGTVDMFLLAIATGERVHAEAICPVTGTRIRIDLTARAIMQADPPSAVVAAVDLGFGLEHADAMACAGQPFFASASAAANWLVSHPGGRIYQVAAYLAQAHRLVAALEARPKYVL
- the sthA gene encoding Si-specific NAD(P)(+) transhydrogenase — translated: MSEHEYDLIVIGSGPGGQKAAIAAAKLGKRVAVVDRHDMVGGVCVNTGTIPSKTLREAVLYLTGMNQRELYGASYRVKQDITIADLLARTQHVVGREVQVVRAQLMRNHVDLIPGTGSFADPHTVIVESRHPGDRRTLSADYVVIATGTRPARPAHVDFDAARVLDSDEILRLEQIPSSLVVVGAGVIGIEYASMFAALGSRVTVVEQRDQMLDFCDPEIVESLKFQLRDLGVTFRFGEKVADVAVSDDATITTLVSGKRIPADGVMYSAGRQGMTGELKLDAAGLAADERGRLVVDENYRTEVPHIYAVGDVIGFPALAATSMDQGRLAAYHAFGEPANGLGALQPIGIYTIPEISYVGSTEAQLTSSSVPYEVGIARYRELARGQITGDSYGMLKLLVSTSDRKLLGVHVFGTGATDLVHIGQAVMGCGGTVDYLVDAVFNYPTLSEAYKVAALDATNKIRALDRFSS
- a CDS encoding intein-containing Rv2578c family radical SAM protein — encoded protein: MCSTGAVRWDRQRAGEGEPALPGLEGLVRSVRSPEFDGVTFHEVHARSVLNKVPAGSGVPFGWTVNPYRGCSHACTYCLEGGTKILLADGRTKPLSELKVGDEIYGTRGHGASRRLVPTRVEAHWTTLRAAYRVTLDDGTRLVAGGDHRFLTSKGWKHVTGTKFGAAQRPHLEPGTELIGVGRFAPTPDETLGYRAGYLCGMLRSGGFAAEPDAATRALEYLPDFGASVGFLQVPADPDAHWQRGFLAGLFDIAGDYGRGVLTVAHDEPEIVEAFAGALTRFGFAHQVDEVPKFPARQEVRLLGGTAEVLRFLHVSNPGVAWKRSLDGAVIGASRRRVEAIEPLGLQLPLFDITTGTGDFIADGMVSHNCFARNTHTYLDFDAGHDFDTQVVVKVNAPEVLAAQLKRPSWRREHVAMGTNTDPYQRAEGRYRLMPGIITALARSGTPLSVLTKGTVLARDLPLLQAVSADVPVSLAVSIALLDRELQHRLEPGTPSPQARLELVRKARDAGLPCSVLVAPVLPWLTDSAEALDALFAKLAEAGATSATVIPLHLRPGAREWFGRWLAGAYPALVPRYRELYARGSYVQKAYRERLGERVAPLLRRHGLAPKTGYEVRSPEPVPEPRIEVPAAEQLRLL
- the aspS gene encoding aspartate--tRNA ligase yields the protein MLRTHNAGTLRAEQAGQTVTLTGWVARRRDHGGVIFIDLRDASGVAQVVFREGEMAERAHALRSEFCVKIVGEVAKRPEGNANAEIPTGEIEVLATQLEVLSEAAPLPFPIDDRVDVGEEVRLKHRYLDLRRSGPAAAMRLRSEVSRAAREVLHNQDFVEIETPTMTRSTPEGARDFLVPARLKPGSWYALPQSPQLFKQLLMVGGMERYYQIARCYRDEDFRADRQPEFTQLDIEMSFVEQDDVIDIGEQIVSALWKLIGHEIPRPIPRITYHEAMAKYGSDKPDLRFDLEITDLTEFFADTPFRVFQAPYVGAVVMAGGANQPRRQLDAWQEWAKQRGARGLAYILVNEDGTLGGPVAKNLSETERENVAAAAGAKPGDCIFFSAGKASSTQPLLGAARDEIGKRLGLIDEDAWSFVWVVDAPLFAPVEDIGDDVAVGSGKWTAVHHAFTSPTPEWIDKFEQDPGNALAYAYDIVCNGNEIGGGSIRIHRGDVQKRVFALMGLGEEEAQEKFGFLLDAFAFGPPPHGGIAFGWDRIVMLLAKADSLRDVIAFPKTGGGYDPLTAAPAPITAQQRKEAGIDAKPAAPSQN